The following DNA comes from Peribacillus sp. FSL E2-0218.
TAGGTCAGCAAAAAAATTCACGGTCGAAACGGGTGTGGCTCACGCTGCCAAGGGGGGAGGGCTTGTATCAGGAGATAGTTATACGACGATGGAAATCGGCTGCGGTAAATTTGCGATAGCCATCAGTGATGGCATGGGAAATGGGGAAAGGGCCCATTTTGAAAGCACGGAAACATTGAAGCTGCTGCAAAAATTCTTACAATCGGGAATAGAAGAAAAAATAGCCATTAAATCCGTAAACTCCGTTTTATCACTACGCACTACCGATGAAATATTTTCAACTCTTGATTTAGCAATGATTGATCTTCAGGACGCAAAGGCTAAGTTTTTGAAAATCTGTTCGATACCGAGCTTCATAAAAAGGGGGGATAGAATCATAAAAATTGAATCGAGTAACCTTCCGATGGGAATCATCCAGGATTTTGATGTTGATGTTGTATCGGAAGAATTGAAGGCGGGAGACATATTGATCATGATGAGCGATGGGGTGTTCGATGGACCGTCACATGTGGAAAATATCGAGTTCTGGCTCAAACGAAAAATCAAGGAAATGGAGACGGACGATCCACAGGAAATTTCCGATTTAATATTGGAAGAAGTCATCCGGACGAAAGGGATCATAGATGATGATATGACAGTGGTAACTTCAAAAATAAAACATAATACGCCGAAATGGGCTTCCATTCCCGTTTCCTCGAAAAACAAAAAGGCCCAGTAGGACATTTATATAAAAAATATACGAATTCATGAATGAGGTGATGGAATGGTGGACGGGTAAAAGGTAAAAAGGTTGAACGCCAAAGGAAATTCCCGAGACTCTTGTTAATGTGACTTGATTGCGTATGCCGCTTGCGTATAAATTCCCTTTTTTTAGTCAATTATGGTAACAGATTGAAAAGAAGGGAGAGCAAAACATGAAAGCGGGAACATTAAGACAGATTTTGCTTATTACCGACGGATGTTCGAATCATGGTGAGGAGCCATCTGCCATGGCTGAACTAGCAAGGGAGCAAGGCATAACCATCAATGTCATAGGCGTCATGGAAAATGATGTGATAGATGAAAAGGGACTGAAGGAAATCGAGAAGATTGCCGGCTCGGGAGGCGGTGTAAGCCAAATCGTCTATGCCCAGCAGCTGTCCCAAACCGTGCAAATGGTCACCCAAAAGGCAATGACTCAAACCATACAGGGAGTAATCAATCGTGAACTTCAACAAATACTGGGAGATTCAAGCACGATGGAGGATCTCCCCCCGGAAAAACGAGGCGAAGTGATGGAGGTGGTCGACGAGCTTGGGGAAACAAGCAAGCTTGAAGTGTTGATCCTTGTAGATACCAGCGCAAGCATGAAACATAAGCTTCCTACCGTAAAAGATTCTTTATTGGACCTTTCCCTCAGTATGAACGCAAGAATGGGTGACAGCCGTTTTTCCGTATTCGTATTTCCTGGGAAAAGAAAGGATGTAGAAAAGTTGCTGGATTGGACCCCCAACCTTGAAGCCCTGACGGCAACCTTTCCTAAGCTCAGTACGGGCGGACTCACTCCGACAGGTCCGGCCATTCGCGAAGCGTTGACCTATTTCAATAAAAAACGTTCATTGAGGGGATTGTTATCACATGATGATGAACAATACTTTGAGGAATCAATGTAAACTCCTGCCTGGAAGTTCCGTCATTGGGAAATGGAATAAAAACCAGTACAAAATCTTGAAGGAATTGGGGTGTGGCGCCAACGGCATCGTCTATTTGGTGGAAAACGGAAATCGTCATTATGCTCTAAAGCTCAGTGATAATGGGACGTCCATTATATCGGAGATGAATATCCTAAAATCCTTTTCAAAGGTCCAGGGGTCTACCCTTGGACCTTCCTTTTTGGAAGCGGACGATTTCATCAAATCAGGAAAGCAGCTCCCCTTTTATGTCATGGAATATATCCATGGACACGATTTTTTGCGTTTTATCGAAAAAAAGGGAGCATCGTGGATCGGTGTCTTGATGCTTCAGCTGTTAACGAGTTTATCGGCCCTGCATGCAAATGGATGGGTGTTCGGTGATTTAAAGCCCGAGAATTTGATCGTGACTTCTCCCGCCTATAAGGTGCGCTGCGTCGATGTAGGGGGAACGACCCTGATCGGCCGTTCAGTCAAGGAATTCACGGAGTTCTTTGATAGAGGTTACTGGGGGCTTGGTTCGAGGAAGGCCGATCCGCAATATGACTTGTTCGCTGTGGCGATGATCATCATCAATTCAGCCTACCCGGGACGTTTCCATAAGAAAGGGGAGGGGTATAGTCAGCTAAACGACTTGATTAAGCAGAAAAAGGAACTGCTCCCCTATAGAAAAATGCTGGATAAAGCGCTGCACGGGAAGTACGATTCAGCGCTTCAAATGAGGGAGGATTTAGTTGCTGTGTTGAGTAAGCAAAGCCACCAGAAGAAAACGGGGACCGTCCAGGCGGCGGCAAGCAAGCCTGCGACAAGGCAGGCAAGAAGGTCCCAAAACCATTCCAACAAGAAGCGGGGAGGACTGTTTGAGACTTTTTTACTTGTTGCGATCATATCGATGCTCTATGTTCTTTACATATATGAACAGTTGTTATGATATAGTTAATTAATGAATATCATGAAATAGTTGGTACCATTTCATGTTTTGAACCGTATTAACTATTACCTGTCCATAAAGAAGGAAGATTGTATGTTAAAGGAAAAAATTCTCGACACTATCTATAGAAATGAATTGATCCAGGAAAAGACGAAATTGGTCATAGGTGTTTCCGGGGGACCGGACTCGATGGTGCTTCTCCATATCCTGAAGGAAATCCAACCGCTTTTTCAATACGGGATGATCGTTGCAAGTGTTGACCATATGTTCCGTGGAGAAGAATCATATGAGGATTATCGGTATGTCGAGCGAATATGCGCACGATGGGGCATCGCCTTTGAAGGGAAAAGGATCGATGTTCCTGCCGGGATGAAGCATACAGGGGAAAGCTCCCAAATAACGTCAAGGAAGTTACGCTTTGCTTTCTATGAAGAAGTG
Coding sequences within:
- a CDS encoding protein kinase family protein — its product is MMMNNTLRNQCKLLPGSSVIGKWNKNQYKILKELGCGANGIVYLVENGNRHYALKLSDNGTSIISEMNILKSFSKVQGSTLGPSFLEADDFIKSGKQLPFYVMEYIHGHDFLRFIEKKGASWIGVLMLQLLTSLSALHANGWVFGDLKPENLIVTSPAYKVRCVDVGGTTLIGRSVKEFTEFFDRGYWGLGSRKADPQYDLFAVAMIIINSAYPGRFHKKGEGYSQLNDLIKQKKELLPYRKMLDKALHGKYDSALQMREDLVAVLSKQSHQKKTGTVQAAASKPATRQARRSQNHSNKKRGGLFETFLLVAIISMLYVLYIYEQLL
- a CDS encoding VWA domain-containing protein; this encodes MKAGTLRQILLITDGCSNHGEEPSAMAELAREQGITINVIGVMENDVIDEKGLKEIEKIAGSGGGVSQIVYAQQLSQTVQMVTQKAMTQTIQGVINRELQQILGDSSTMEDLPPEKRGEVMEVVDELGETSKLEVLILVDTSASMKHKLPTVKDSLLDLSLSMNARMGDSRFSVFVFPGKRKDVEKLLDWTPNLEALTATFPKLSTGGLTPTGPAIREALTYFNKKRSLRGLLSHDDEQYFEESM